The proteins below are encoded in one region of Citrobacter enshiensis:
- the trkH gene encoding Trk system potassium transporter TrkH, with product MHFRAITRIVGLLVILFSGTMILPGLVALIYRDGAGRAFTQTFFVALAIGSLLWWPNRREKGELKSREGFLIVVLFWTVLGSVGALPFIFSEQPNLTVTDAFFESFSGLTTTGATTLVGLDSLPHAILFYRQMLQWFGGMGIIVLAVAILPILGVGGMQLYRAEMPGPLKDNKMRPRIAETAKTLWLIYVLLTVACALALWFAGMPAFDAIGHSFATIAIGGFSTHDASVGYFDSPAINTIIAIFLLISGCNYGLHFSLLSGRSLKVYWRDPEFRMFIGVQLTLVVICTLVLWIHSTYASALTTLNQAFFQVVSMATTAGFTTDSIARWPLFLPVLLLCSAFIGGCAGSTGGGLKVIRILLLFKQGNRELKRLVHPNAVYSIKLGNRALPERILEAVWGFFSAYALVFIVSMLAIIATGVDDFSAFASVVATLNNLGPGLGVVADNFASMNPVAKWILIANMLFGRLEVFTLLVLFTPTFWRE from the coding sequence ATGCATTTTCGCGCCATTACCCGAATCGTTGGACTACTGGTCATCTTATTTTCGGGGACAATGATTCTCCCAGGGTTGGTTGCGTTGATCTACCGTGATGGGGCAGGTCGGGCATTTACACAAACTTTCTTTGTCGCGTTGGCAATTGGGTCTTTGCTGTGGTGGCCAAACCGCCGGGAGAAGGGGGAACTGAAATCCCGCGAAGGGTTTCTCATCGTGGTTCTGTTCTGGACCGTACTGGGTAGCGTGGGTGCGCTACCGTTTATCTTCTCTGAGCAGCCGAACCTCACGGTTACTGATGCGTTTTTTGAATCCTTTTCCGGATTGACGACGACCGGCGCGACCACGCTGGTGGGGCTTGATTCGCTCCCGCATGCCATTCTTTTTTATCGTCAGATGCTGCAATGGTTTGGCGGTATGGGGATCATCGTCCTGGCGGTGGCCATTCTCCCTATCCTCGGCGTTGGGGGGATGCAGCTTTATCGGGCAGAAATGCCAGGACCGCTGAAAGATAACAAAATGCGCCCGCGCATTGCCGAAACCGCAAAAACCCTGTGGCTGATTTATGTGTTACTGACCGTGGCGTGTGCGCTGGCGCTATGGTTTGCGGGTATGCCTGCGTTTGATGCCATTGGGCACAGTTTTGCCACCATCGCCATTGGCGGTTTTTCAACGCATGATGCCAGCGTGGGGTATTTTGACAGCCCTGCGATCAATACCATTATTGCTATCTTCTTACTGATCTCCGGTTGTAACTACGGTCTGCACTTCTCTTTATTAAGCGGGCGCAGCCTGAAAGTTTACTGGCGCGACCCGGAATTCCGGATGTTTATTGGCGTACAGTTGACGCTGGTGGTCATCTGCACATTGGTCTTATGGATCCATAGTACCTACGCCTCGGCGCTAACGACCCTGAATCAGGCCTTTTTCCAGGTGGTGTCGATGGCGACAACCGCCGGGTTTACAACGGACAGCATTGCGCGCTGGCCGCTCTTTCTTCCTGTACTCCTGTTGTGTTCTGCCTTTATCGGCGGTTGTGCGGGATCAACCGGTGGTGGCCTGAAGGTGATTCGCATTCTGTTGCTGTTTAAGCAGGGGAATCGCGAACTGAAGCGACTGGTCCACCCGAACGCGGTGTACAGCATAAAGTTGGGGAACCGTGCGCTGCCGGAACGTATCCTCGAAGCCGTCTGGGGTTTCTTCTCTGCTTATGCGTTAGTCTTTATCGTCAGCATGCTGGCGATTATCGCCACCGGTGTGGATGACTTCTCTGCGTTTGCTTCTGTTGTTGCAACGCTTAACAACCTGGGGCCAGGGCTGGGCGTCGTTGCAGACAACTTTGCCAGCATGAACCCGGTTGCGAAATGGATCCTGATCGCCAATATGCTGTTTGGTCGTCTGGAAGTCTTCACTTTGCTGGTGCTGTTTACCCCCACTTTCTGGCGTGAATAA
- a CDS encoding IMPACT family protein: protein MDSWLIPASPVTVVEEIKKSRFITLLAHTDGVEAAKAFVDSVRAEHPTARHHCVAWVAGAPDDSQQLGFSDDGEPAGTAGKPMLAQLMGSGVGEITAVVVRYYGGILLGTGGLVKAYGGGVNQALRQLTTQRKTPLTEYTLQCEYGQLTGIEALLGQFSGKIVTSDYQAYVLLRVALPYAKVDEFTAKLADFSRGSLQLLAIEE, encoded by the coding sequence ATGGACAGCTGGTTAATCCCTGCATCGCCGGTCACTGTTGTTGAAGAGATCAAAAAGAGCCGCTTTATTACGCTGCTGGCCCATACGGACGGCGTAGAAGCGGCGAAAGCGTTTGTAGACTCAGTCAGAGCGGAGCACCCGACTGCTCGCCACCATTGTGTGGCGTGGGTGGCGGGTGCGCCGGATGACTCGCAGCAACTGGGTTTCTCGGATGACGGCGAACCGGCGGGCACGGCAGGGAAACCGATGCTCGCACAATTGATGGGTAGCGGTGTCGGTGAGATCACCGCCGTGGTGGTTCGCTACTATGGCGGTATTCTGCTGGGCACTGGGGGGCTGGTGAAGGCCTACGGCGGCGGAGTAAATCAGGCGCTGCGGCAGTTAACAACGCAACGCAAGACGCCATTAACCGAATATACTTTGCAGTGTGAATATGGTCAGTTGACCGGGATTGAAGCATTGCTGGGACAGTTTTCCGGCAAGATCGTTACCAGCGATTATCAGGCATATGTTCTGTTACGGGTGGCGCTTCCTTATGCAAAAGTGGATGAATTTACAGCAAAACTGGCGGATTTTAGCCGTGGTTCATTGCAATTATTAGCGATTGAAGAATAA